The DNA segment GATTATTATTATTCGCCGGAAAGTAACTTCCTACTTAGATAAGTTTAAATTTTTTAATATATAAACTTTCTTATTTTTCCAAAAATGAGTATGTTTATTTTTTTTAAAATATTTTCGGTGTTTGTCTTATTTTTTAAATATTATTTTAAATATTTTTACTTTATTTTTGATTTTTACTTATTTTTTGAATTTTTTTTATTTTTCTATAAATTTTCCGGAACATCCTTTTCCATAATAGGCCGGTTATTTTGGAAATGATTTATGGATTGTTGACTGGTATAATAATTTAATTGAATTTAAAAAAATGAGTCATTGTCGTAAAAAAAATAAATTTTAAAAAAAATAGGGATTAAATAATTTGATTTAATGTTAATGTTGATTTTATGTGTTTAATCTATTGATTTGTGATTATCTAAAGCTCTATTAATTCAAAAGAGCTTAAATCTAATAGATCAAAGGTTAATATTTCCGGAGCATATGTCACCTTTCCAATGCCTGCAATTATTTTAAATGCCTCAAATGCTTCTAAACTTCCTACTATATTTGGTGTAGGTCCAATTACTGGTGGAACGCCATGTGTCAGTTTATCCAATTCTTTAAGTACATCATCATCCAATTCTTTTCCTTCGGAAGGTAAGTTAAATAGCTCCTCATATGTTTTTGGACTATCTGGTTTAAATACACTTACCTGACCTAATGTTCCATGGATTGCACCATGTATAAATGTCTTACCACTTTTTTTAGCATATCTGCTAATGATTATCCGTGTTTTAAGATTGTCCAGTGCATCTATGATAATGTCAGCATCTTCCAATATGCCTTCCACGTTGTCTTCATTAATCTCACAAACAACTGGCTCTACCTCAATATATGGGTTGATCAACCTTATCTTTTCTTCTGCAACCTTTGCCTTATCCTGTCTTAGAACATCAAGGCTACTTAATAGTTGTCTGTTTAGATTGGACATGTCGAAATAATCCTTATCTATGGCAAGGATTTTTCCAACACCCATTCTAGCAAGCATCTGGATAACAGATCCCCCGATTCCACCACATCCAATTACTCCTATTGTCGCTTCTTTAAATCTTGTTTGTTGACTTCTTGATACAATGCTCATCTGTCTTGTAACAATGTCCCAGTATCCCATTCCTTTGTATCTTGTTGGCATCTTCTATCACATTTTCCATTATCTTTTATTGCTTTATAAATTTTATAATATTACAATTGTTATATTCTATCTATATTTATTTATATATTTAATATTTATATAATTTTACAAATCCTTTTTTAATTTTAGAAATATTCTAGGATATCTTTTTTTGATGCCTTCATGAAATATTATCTAGAAGTGATGGAATGAATCTCCAAAGAATCTTTCAACATTCTTCATTTCTTTTGCAATATTTATTCCCTGAGGGCATAGTGTATTGCAATCTCCACAATGGGTACAGTTATGTGCAAGAGCGCTATCCTCAAAATATGTGAAATACTGCATGGCGGATGCTTTAGGGTTGTTTAGGATTTTTCCAATATTGTATTCCCTAAAGCAATGGGGAATATTCACACCATTTGGACAGGGTAGGCAGTATCCACAGGAATTACAGTCATTACCTTTTTGGGTTTTATATAGGCTTGCAACATCCTTAATTAATTTTTTATCATTTTCAGAAATCATGTTGGGCTTAGAACGTGATGCGATTTCAATATTTGTTTTAAGATGTTCTAATGAGTTCATACCACTCAATACACAATTAACATTTTCCATATCCCAAAGATATTGGAATGCCCATTCAACAGGTGTTCTCTTCTCCTCGGCACTGTCCCATAATTTCATGATGTTTTCCGGAATGTTTTCAACTAGACGTCCTCCACGTAATGGCTCCATGATTTCGGTTCCAATATCCATCATTGATAAAAAGTCAAGTCCTTCAATACCTGTCTGATATGTTTCATCGAGATAATTCATTTGGGTTA comes from the Methanobrevibacter boviskoreani JH1 genome and includes:
- a CDS encoding aldo/keto reductase, which translates into the protein MEYRKLGKTNEKVSILGLGTMRLPTLDNSNSKIDKEKASELLSYGIDKGINLIDTGYSFHSKEVHGGPGTSEPFVGEFLENGYRDKVYLQTKCPSWLIHSREDLDNILDEQLKRLKTDHIDNYLLHSVNNENWENYKNANVTEFLDDALNDGRVKHVGFSTHGTFETLLILTTDYDKWEIGLTQMNYLDETYQTGIEGLDFLSMMDIGTEIMEPLRGGRLVENIPENIMKLWDSAEEKRTPVEWAFQYLWDMENVNCVLSGMNSLEHLKTNIEIASRSKPNMISENDKKLIKDVASLYKTQKGNDCNSCGYCLPCPNGVNIPHCFREYNIGKILNNPKASAMQYFTYFEDSALAHNCTHCGDCNTLCPQGINIAKEMKNVERFFGDSFHHF
- a CDS encoding HesA/MoeB/ThiF family protein; translated protein: MPTRYKGMGYWDIVTRQMSIVSRSQQTRFKEATIGVIGCGGIGGSVIQMLARMGVGKILAIDKDYFDMSNLNRQLLSSLDVLRQDKAKVAEEKIRLINPYIEVEPVVCEINEDNVEGILEDADIIIDALDNLKTRIIISRYAKKSGKTFIHGAIHGTLGQVSVFKPDSPKTYEELFNLPSEGKELDDDVLKELDKLTHGVPPVIGPTPNIVGSLEAFEAFKIIAGIGKVTYAPEILTFDLLDLSSFELIEL